In a genomic window of Occallatibacter riparius:
- the plsY gene encoding glycerol-3-phosphate 1-O-acyltransferase PlsY produces the protein MPLASVWIAVLAYLFGSIPVGYLLVRIFRKQDIRTVGSGNIGATNVLRSGGKGLGAATFLLDAVKGYAAVMLAAHLAAPLIPTWPQRNVEALAALFAVLGHMFPVWLRFRGGKGVATGFGVFLYAAPLAALAAITVFFILVALSRYVSLASILGAASFPVFAWFTVSGQRPAFFIAVQITVASLIIIKHHANIRRLLSGTENRFGAAKNK, from the coding sequence ATGCCCCTTGCAAGCGTCTGGATAGCTGTTCTCGCCTACCTCTTCGGCTCCATTCCGGTGGGCTATCTGCTCGTGCGCATCTTTCGCAAGCAGGACATCCGCACCGTAGGCAGCGGCAACATTGGCGCCACAAATGTTCTACGCTCGGGCGGCAAGGGACTTGGCGCAGCAACCTTCCTGCTCGATGCGGTGAAGGGCTACGCTGCGGTTATGCTGGCGGCCCATCTCGCCGCGCCGTTGATTCCCACCTGGCCACAGCGAAACGTTGAAGCACTCGCGGCGCTGTTCGCTGTGCTCGGACACATGTTTCCTGTCTGGCTGCGTTTTCGAGGCGGCAAAGGTGTGGCGACGGGATTTGGCGTATTCCTTTATGCGGCTCCACTCGCCGCTCTCGCAGCCATCACCGTGTTCTTCATCCTGGTAGCGCTCAGCCGTTACGTTTCTCTCGCTTCGATTCTCGGCGCCGCGAGCTTCCCTGTGTTCGCGTGGTTTACGGTTTCAGGGCAGCGGCCCGCATTCTTTATTGCCGTGCAGATCACTGTTGCCTCGCTGATCATCATCAAACATCATGCGAATATTCGCCGGCTGCTGTCCGGCACGGAAAACCGCTTTGGAGCGGCGAAAAACAAATGA
- a CDS encoding arsenic transporter, translating to MFSPLTAHILIIAIVALSITLMLLRPRRIAEVYWIGGGALLLLILRLIPLELAGRAIAEGTDVYLFLTGMMLLSELARIFGVFDWVASVAVEHARGSCMRLFTLIYLAGTVVTILMSNDATAVVLTPAVFSAVRRSKAEPLPNLFACAFIANAASFVLPISNPANLVVFRTQMPPLGQWVAAFGLPSLLSIVSTYLILSWYFRRDLVCDLPRDQQPTRLTGNGRLVLVGIVLTAVVLLVASAMKRDLGLPTCICAVAVSCIVLIRARINPMRVVRDISWGVLPLVGGLFILVEAIDSIGAMRLSAAVMQWAEKLPPISGALITAGVVGVGNNLVNNLPLGLIAGSTLKATSAHGLIANAVLIAVDLGPNLSVTGSLATILWLIALRREGVHVDFRDFLKVGAIAMPIALALAIAGAVVVNAL from the coding sequence ATGTTCTCACCTCTCACCGCACACATCCTGATCATTGCTATCGTGGCGCTCAGCATCACGCTCATGTTGCTGCGCCCGCGCCGCATTGCCGAGGTGTATTGGATCGGCGGCGGCGCGTTGCTGCTGCTGATCCTGCGGTTGATTCCGCTGGAGCTTGCGGGGCGCGCGATCGCGGAGGGGACGGACGTCTACCTGTTTCTGACCGGCATGATGCTGCTGTCGGAGCTGGCGCGCATCTTCGGCGTGTTCGACTGGGTCGCGTCTGTTGCGGTGGAGCACGCGCGCGGATCGTGCATGCGGCTGTTTACGCTGATCTACCTGGCGGGAACCGTCGTGACGATTCTCATGTCGAACGACGCGACGGCTGTGGTGCTCACGCCCGCGGTGTTCAGTGCCGTGCGGCGATCGAAGGCCGAGCCGCTGCCGAACCTATTTGCGTGCGCGTTCATCGCCAATGCTGCGTCGTTCGTGCTGCCCATATCGAATCCCGCGAACCTGGTGGTGTTTCGCACGCAGATGCCGCCGCTGGGCCAATGGGTCGCTGCGTTCGGGCTGCCATCGCTCCTGTCGATTGTTTCGACCTATTTGATTTTGTCCTGGTACTTCCGCCGCGATCTGGTCTGCGATCTGCCGCGCGATCAGCAGCCGACTAGGCTAACTGGCAACGGACGGCTCGTGCTCGTCGGCATCGTGCTCACGGCTGTGGTTCTGCTGGTGGCGTCAGCAATGAAACGCGACTTGGGGCTGCCCACCTGCATCTGCGCGGTTGCTGTGTCGTGCATCGTTCTCATCAGGGCACGCATAAACCCGATGCGTGTGGTGCGCGATATCAGCTGGGGCGTGCTGCCGCTGGTCGGCGGCCTCTTCATCCTTGTGGAGGCAATCGACTCTATAGGCGCGATGCGGCTGAGTGCCGCAGTCATGCAATGGGCGGAGAAGTTGCCGCCGATTTCCGGAGCGCTGATTACCGCAGGCGTGGTGGGTGTGGGCAACAATCTGGTCAACAACCTGCCGCTTGGGCTGATTGCGGGTAGCACGCTGAAGGCGACCAGCGCGCATGGTCTGATTGCCAACGCGGTGCTGATCGCGGTCGACCTCGGCCCGAATCTCTCGGTGACCGGGTCGCTTGCGACGATCCTATGGCTTATTGCGCTGCGCCGCGAAGGCGTGCACGTGGATTTCCGGGATTTTCTGAAGGTAGGCGCGATTGCCATGCCGATTGCGTTGGCGCTTGCCATCGCCGGGGCTGTGGTGGTCAACGCGCTCTGA
- a CDS encoding DNA gyrase inhibitor YacG yields MAPKKKTAKVLRCPTCAMLVQAKDEDFPFCSDRCRKIDLGKWAMGVYKISSPVLDPEVLEDLGGLAGHPKDTERE; encoded by the coding sequence ATGGCTCCCAAGAAAAAAACCGCAAAAGTTCTTCGCTGCCCCACGTGCGCCATGCTTGTCCAAGCCAAGGACGAGGACTTCCCTTTCTGCAGTGACCGCTGCCGCAAGATCGATCTAGGCAAGTGGGCCATGGGTGTCTACAAGATCAGCTCGCCGGTGCTCGATCCTGAAGTGCTGGAAGATCTGGGCGGTCTGGCCGGCCACCCCAAGGACACAGAACGTGAATAG
- a CDS encoding NAD(P)H-dependent glycerol-3-phosphate dehydrogenase: MTVLPIAPRIVVLGAGAWGTAMALSLARNGRTVTLWAHMPELARDINTAHENTQFLPGFRLPENIVVTGDDTAIAHADLLFSVIPSEFLRPTIARLRSQMHSEQILVSATKGVENNTFLRMTQVIASSVAEVGLTLPIGALSGPSFAKEVAEGQPTAVTVAFDDRAVAALVQREASSESMRLYTSSDVIGVELGGALKNVIAIAAGVAAGIGLGYNSTAGLITRGIAEITRLAVACGGRRETLAGLSGTGDLVLTCTGSLSRNRTVGMELGKGRKLPDVLASLGGHVAEGVLTTRAALGLARQHRVEMPIAEQMELILEQGKDPREALRDLMMRPGKHEH; the protein is encoded by the coding sequence ATGACCGTTCTGCCAATCGCTCCCCGAATCGTAGTGCTCGGCGCTGGAGCCTGGGGCACCGCAATGGCCCTTTCTCTGGCTCGCAATGGCCGCACTGTCACCCTGTGGGCACACATGCCGGAACTCGCGCGCGACATCAACACCGCGCATGAAAACACGCAGTTCCTGCCGGGATTCCGGCTGCCTGAAAACATCGTCGTCACAGGCGACGACACCGCGATTGCGCATGCCGACCTGCTCTTTTCAGTCATTCCCTCGGAGTTCCTGCGCCCGACCATCGCGCGGCTTCGCAGCCAGATGCACTCTGAGCAGATCCTGGTGAGCGCCACCAAGGGCGTCGAGAACAACACATTCCTGCGCATGACCCAGGTGATCGCATCGTCGGTGGCCGAGGTTGGACTCACGCTTCCGATCGGCGCATTGAGCGGCCCAAGTTTCGCAAAGGAAGTTGCCGAAGGGCAGCCCACCGCAGTCACCGTGGCCTTCGATGATCGCGCGGTCGCGGCGTTAGTGCAGCGCGAGGCATCGTCTGAGTCCATGCGCCTGTACACCTCTTCCGACGTGATCGGCGTAGAACTCGGCGGCGCTTTGAAGAATGTCATCGCCATCGCCGCTGGCGTAGCAGCAGGCATCGGGCTCGGCTACAATTCCACGGCCGGCCTGATCACGCGAGGCATAGCCGAAATCACGCGTCTCGCGGTCGCCTGCGGCGGCAGGCGCGAAACGCTCGCCGGCCTCTCGGGCACAGGCGACCTGGTGCTCACCTGCACCGGATCGTTGAGCCGCAACCGCACCGTGGGCATGGAACTGGGCAAAGGCCGCAAGCTGCCCGATGTTCTAGCGTCGCTCGGCGGCCATGTGGCCGAGGGCGTACTGACCACGCGCGCCGCCCTCGGGCTCGCGCGCCAGCATCGCGTGGAGATGCCGATCGCCGAGCAGATGGAGCTCATCCTCGAACAAGGCAAGGACCCACGCGAGGCGCTGCGGGATTTGATGATGCGTCCCGGCAAGCACGAGCACTAA
- a CDS encoding IPT/TIG domain-containing protein encodes MPRFRPQAADGSSEPRIDDVTPAAALPGGEVELIGSNLGPSGSTPPVVLVDGSAAHICMSRSSRVMFQVPASATTGQVEVRSHGATSNSVPLRIARELNSGLHPVTSPAVSRSGMIYATISGPRGKATPVSIVRISPDGRGTPFVEGILNATGLAFNPDGDLFVSSRAEGNVYRVDAAGEFTVYAEGMGVATGATFDRDGNLFVGDRSGTIFKIDTDRKIFVHATLEPSVSAYHMAVNSEGTLFVTAPTLSSNETIWAIEPNGDTRPWYRGLGRPQGMAIAIDDSIYVAACLHGRRGIVRVSGDGSAQLVLAGNNLVGIAFSPLGTAALATNQAIYDVDLGVEGLALF; translated from the coding sequence ATGCCTCGTTTCCGACCCCAAGCCGCTGACGGCAGCTCAGAGCCGCGTATTGACGACGTTACGCCCGCGGCCGCATTGCCCGGCGGCGAAGTCGAACTGATCGGATCGAACCTCGGCCCCAGCGGCTCCACTCCCCCGGTTGTACTTGTCGATGGAAGCGCCGCACACATTTGCATGAGCCGCTCATCGCGCGTCATGTTCCAAGTGCCGGCGAGCGCGACGACGGGGCAGGTTGAGGTCCGCAGCCACGGAGCCACCAGTAATTCGGTCCCGCTACGCATTGCGCGGGAGCTGAACTCGGGTCTGCATCCGGTGACGAGCCCGGCGGTCAGCCGCTCGGGAATGATCTATGCGACCATCTCCGGCCCGCGCGGGAAAGCCACTCCGGTTTCGATCGTGCGCATCAGCCCGGACGGACGTGGCACTCCGTTCGTCGAAGGCATTCTGAACGCAACTGGCCTGGCCTTCAATCCCGACGGCGACCTGTTCGTGAGCTCTCGCGCCGAGGGCAATGTGTATCGCGTCGACGCCGCCGGAGAGTTCACGGTCTACGCCGAAGGCATGGGAGTAGCCACCGGCGCCACATTCGACCGCGACGGCAATCTGTTTGTGGGCGACCGCAGCGGAACCATCTTCAAGATCGATACCGACCGCAAGATCTTCGTGCACGCCACGCTGGAACCGAGCGTCTCCGCTTACCACATGGCGGTGAATTCCGAAGGAACGCTCTTCGTCACGGCCCCGACGCTCTCCTCGAACGAGACCATCTGGGCCATCGAGCCGAACGGCGACACCCGGCCGTGGTATCGCGGACTGGGCCGGCCACAGGGCATGGCCATCGCCATTGACGACAGCATCTACGTTGCAGCGTGCCTGCATGGCCGACGCGGCATTGTGCGTGTCAGCGGCGACGGATCGGCGCAACTAGTGCTGGCCGGGAACAACCTGGTGGGCATCGCCTTCAGCCCGCTCGGCACCGCCGCGCTCGCGACCAACCAGGCCATTTATGATGTGGACTTGGGAGTCGAGGGGCTGGCGTTGTTTTAG
- a CDS encoding O-methyltransferase: protein MNETLFLNPPAAVNAIEARTQELQFAMASEPRTGMLLRTLAATKPGGRILELGTGTGLATAWLLDGMDAASTLISVDTDEQVQQVARDVLGQDKRLTLLAVDACGFLWRQKQASFDLVFADAMPGKYVALDEALDLVKPGGYYIVDDMLPQPTWPEGHDQKAAALMEQLAQDTRFRSAAMSWASGIIVMVRK, encoded by the coding sequence ATGAACGAGACCCTCTTCCTCAATCCACCAGCAGCAGTCAATGCTATTGAGGCCCGGACGCAGGAGTTGCAGTTTGCAATGGCGTCAGAGCCGCGCACCGGCATGTTGTTGCGGACGCTTGCCGCGACCAAACCCGGCGGCCGCATACTCGAACTCGGCACGGGCACCGGACTTGCTACGGCATGGCTGCTCGACGGCATGGATGCAGCTTCAACCCTGATCAGTGTCGATACAGACGAGCAGGTTCAGCAGGTTGCGCGCGATGTGCTTGGTCAAGACAAACGCCTGACTCTCCTCGCCGTAGACGCTTGCGGCTTTTTGTGGCGGCAGAAGCAGGCCAGTTTTGACTTGGTGTTCGCCGATGCCATGCCCGGCAAGTACGTGGCGCTGGATGAAGCTCTGGATCTGGTGAAGCCAGGCGGTTACTACATCGTGGACGACATGCTGCCCCAGCCGACCTGGCCCGAAGGCCACGACCAGAAAGCTGCAGCTCTGATGGAACAGCTCGCGCAGGATACACGCTTCCGCAGCGCAGCAATGTCGTGGGCAAGCGGCATCATCGTCATGGTGAGAAAATAG
- a CDS encoding tetratricopeptide repeat protein, translating to MKLAPLLAMCLAAGVSFAQMSMAPKPPALMSGLSNLHHPVSTTNAEAQQFFDQGLRLVYAFNHDEAARAFHRAAELDPKMAMAWWGVALAVGPNYNLPVDPEHEKVAVDAIDKANSLSAASPQIEKDYIEALGRRFTHEANPDYQKLNADYAKAMHDLSAKYPDDLDAATLYADSMMNLRPWKLWNADGTPAPGTEQIVSTLESVLRRDPNHIGAMHFYIHAVEASPNPERALPYADRIPQLAPAAGHLVHMPAHIYERTGNYDGARVQNVSAAKADEDYAAATGMMGVYTMMYYSHNLHFGAIAASMQGRCAEAQSQADRLAENVRPGVKEMPMLEAFMTIPLVVSVRCQRWDSLLAMSEPAAQTPALKALWLYSRGSALVAKGKTAEAEALQKQLAAVESATPKEDIYMPPVENHSRQIFHIANSVLSARIAAEKGDKQEAIRLLSDAVAEQDKLLYDEPTDWYYPVRETLGGMLLQTGDSKGAEEVFRRDLQLTPRNPRSLFGLHEALTRQNRSYEAGWVKQQFDNAWQGADTQIKVEDL from the coding sequence ATGAAGCTTGCCCCGCTTCTTGCTATGTGTCTTGCGGCCGGCGTTTCGTTTGCGCAGATGTCGATGGCGCCGAAGCCGCCTGCCCTTATGTCCGGGCTGAGCAATCTGCACCATCCTGTTTCGACGACGAATGCCGAGGCGCAGCAGTTCTTCGACCAGGGGCTGCGGCTGGTGTATGCCTTCAATCACGACGAGGCTGCGCGGGCGTTTCATCGTGCCGCTGAGCTCGACCCGAAGATGGCGATGGCGTGGTGGGGCGTGGCGCTGGCGGTGGGGCCGAACTACAACCTGCCCGTGGATCCGGAACACGAGAAGGTTGCGGTAGACGCGATCGACAAAGCGAATTCACTCAGCGCCGCTTCTCCGCAAATCGAGAAGGATTACATCGAGGCTCTGGGGCGGCGCTTTACGCATGAGGCGAATCCCGACTATCAGAAGCTCAATGCAGATTATGCGAAGGCGATGCATGATTTGTCGGCGAAGTATCCGGACGACCTTGATGCTGCGACGCTGTACGCCGACAGCATGATGAATCTGCGGCCGTGGAAGCTGTGGAATGCGGATGGCACTCCGGCCCCGGGAACTGAGCAGATTGTGTCTACGCTGGAATCAGTGCTGCGGCGCGATCCCAACCACATTGGTGCGATGCACTTTTACATTCACGCGGTTGAGGCGTCGCCGAATCCGGAGCGCGCGCTACCCTATGCGGATCGCATTCCGCAACTTGCACCGGCGGCGGGACACCTGGTGCACATGCCGGCGCACATTTACGAGCGCACAGGGAACTACGATGGCGCGCGGGTGCAGAATGTGTCGGCTGCAAAGGCCGATGAAGATTATGCCGCTGCGACAGGCATGATGGGCGTGTACACGATGATGTACTACTCGCACAATCTGCACTTTGGCGCGATTGCGGCGAGCATGCAGGGCCGGTGTGCCGAGGCGCAAAGCCAGGCGGATCGGCTGGCTGAGAATGTCCGCCCGGGCGTGAAAGAGATGCCCATGCTCGAGGCGTTCATGACGATCCCGCTGGTGGTATCGGTGCGGTGCCAGCGCTGGGACAGCTTGCTTGCGATGAGCGAGCCGGCCGCGCAGACACCGGCGCTGAAGGCTCTCTGGCTCTACAGCCGCGGGAGCGCGCTGGTGGCGAAGGGGAAGACCGCCGAAGCGGAGGCGCTGCAGAAACAGCTTGCTGCAGTTGAGAGTGCAACGCCGAAGGAGGATATCTACATGCCGCCGGTGGAGAATCATTCGCGGCAAATCTTCCATATCGCAAATAGTGTGCTCTCGGCGCGCATTGCCGCTGAAAAGGGCGATAAGCAGGAGGCGATCCGATTGCTGAGCGATGCGGTGGCGGAGCAGGACAAGCTTCTTTACGACGAGCCCACCGACTGGTACTACCCGGTTCGCGAAACGCTGGGCGGGATGCTGCTGCAGACCGGCGATAGCAAAGGCGCGGAAGAGGTGTTTCGCAGGGACCTCCAGCTGACTCCGCGGAACCCACGGAGTCTGTTCGGACTGCACGAAGCTTTAACACGGCAGAACCGGAGTTACGAGGCCGGTTGGGTCAAGCAGCAGTTCGACAATGCGTGGCAAGGCGCTGACACTCAGATCAAGGTCGAGGATCTGTAA
- a CDS encoding competence/damage-inducible protein A: MKSEIVAIGSEMLTPFRQDTNSLFLTEKLNEIGVTVAFKTIVGDRRKDLVNAIRTALGRADILILMGGLGPTEDDLTREATAEALNLELRREAPLVAALHARAATWRIAMPENNLKQADVIDGATVLQNANGSAPGQWLDVTFEGFRKLIMLIPGPPSECKPLFEAECLPRLREIVPPRFIAKRTLKAAMIPESQCDKLLAPIYTTYTDIETTILAHNGDIQLSLLCAKRDMDTAEQRVEELATKMEEALDDWLYSTEGETLEQIVLYYLGLRQATLATAESCTGGLVAQRITAIPGSSRSFLGGALVYSNELKTAFAGVPPELIEQHGAVSEEVASALASGIRQRTGATIGLGITGIAGPTGGTDTKPVGLVYIAVSDPQRTDVLERNFRGPRQRVREWTAQQALDLIRRKLM, translated from the coding sequence ATGAAATCTGAGATCGTGGCCATCGGCTCTGAGATGCTCACTCCGTTCCGCCAGGACACCAATTCCCTCTTCTTGACTGAAAAGTTGAACGAGATCGGCGTGACCGTCGCCTTCAAGACCATTGTCGGCGACCGCCGCAAGGATCTTGTGAACGCGATTCGGACCGCTCTTGGCCGCGCCGACATCCTGATCCTGATGGGCGGGCTCGGGCCGACAGAAGACGACCTTACCCGCGAAGCGACTGCGGAAGCTCTCAATCTAGAACTCCGCCGCGAAGCTCCGCTGGTGGCCGCTCTGCACGCACGCGCCGCGACCTGGCGCATTGCTATGCCGGAGAACAACCTCAAGCAGGCCGACGTGATTGACGGCGCAACCGTGTTGCAGAATGCCAACGGCAGCGCGCCCGGCCAGTGGCTTGACGTCACGTTCGAGGGCTTTCGCAAGCTGATCATGCTCATTCCCGGGCCGCCCAGCGAGTGCAAGCCGCTGTTCGAAGCCGAGTGCCTGCCGCGACTTCGAGAGATTGTCCCGCCCCGCTTCATCGCTAAGCGCACGCTCAAGGCTGCGATGATTCCAGAGTCGCAATGCGACAAGCTGCTGGCCCCCATCTACACGACCTATACCGACATCGAGACAACGATCCTCGCGCACAACGGCGACATTCAACTTTCGCTGCTCTGTGCGAAGCGCGACATGGATACGGCCGAGCAGCGCGTGGAAGAACTCGCCACAAAGATGGAAGAGGCGCTCGACGACTGGCTTTACTCCACTGAAGGCGAGACGCTGGAGCAGATCGTTCTCTACTATCTCGGCCTGCGCCAGGCAACTCTCGCGACAGCCGAAAGCTGCACCGGCGGCCTGGTCGCTCAACGCATCACCGCGATACCGGGAAGTTCACGCTCGTTTCTTGGTGGAGCTCTGGTCTACTCCAACGAGCTTAAGACTGCATTCGCGGGCGTACCACCGGAGCTGATCGAACAGCACGGCGCCGTCAGCGAAGAAGTCGCTAGCGCATTGGCCTCGGGCATTCGCCAGCGAACCGGCGCGACCATCGGCCTCGGCATTACCGGAATCGCCGGGCCCACCGGCGGCACCGATACGAAGCCAGTTGGTCTGGTCTACATCGCCGTGAGCGACCCGCAGCGCACCGACGTGCTCGAACGCAATTTCCGCGGCCCGCGCCAGCGCGTGCGCGAGTGGACCGCACAGCAGGCGCTCGACCTGATTCGCCGCAAGTTGATGTAA
- a CDS encoding glycoside hydrolase family 9 protein has protein sequence MNRRHLLRSLAAGVLAAPLAERARGFSLFAPAGDHGASCGVVMIALNQVGFRPKHAKKAAVVLDGSAPAVAAFRVVEAASGAVRKEGKLTEPAQDEASGDRVAWADFSSLADPGTYRLEVCGKQSDTFVIGEDAYAAALHLTMRSFYGQRCGCKVDLGDGYHHEACHMDGAFHKTSGKDGKIANSGGWHDAGDYGRYVVNSGITTGTLLWAWELYPEPLRNLKLEIPESGGKVPDYLAEIRWNLNWMLSMQDPTDGGVWHKQTSEAFCAFIMPEQDNLTSYVVGTGTEPYKSTGATANLAAVAAIAARCFKPYDAAYADRCLAAARKAWSWAVANPKVIFRNPKGISTGEYGDRNCDDEILWATAELFRTTGEDQYARAFMADLPDMTALDTATWGSVAPMAWWSYALAEKSNRFLRTRIAEATAEAATLRILRSSRSGYGNTLRLTDYVWGSNSAAANDSLLLLMAHRLKPNRAAVDAALANLHYLIGCNCHGVSWVTQLGHKPFQRPHHRPSGADKIEAPWPGLLSGGPNAGGGDPVANKLPKQPPMKMWIDDERAYSMNEIAINWNAPLVFLLAAANSDLS, from the coding sequence ATGAATCGACGTCATCTTCTGCGGTCTCTTGCTGCTGGTGTGCTTGCTGCGCCTCTTGCCGAACGGGCAAGAGGCTTTTCTTTATTTGCGCCGGCCGGCGATCATGGGGCTTCCTGCGGCGTGGTCATGATCGCGCTCAACCAGGTCGGCTTCCGTCCCAAACATGCGAAGAAGGCGGCGGTTGTGTTGGATGGCAGCGCTCCTGCCGTCGCTGCGTTTCGCGTCGTCGAGGCTGCCAGTGGAGCCGTACGCAAAGAAGGCAAGCTGACCGAACCCGCGCAGGACGAAGCCTCCGGCGATCGTGTTGCGTGGGCTGACTTCTCTTCCCTCGCCGATCCCGGCACGTATCGCCTTGAAGTCTGCGGAAAGCAAAGCGACACATTTGTCATTGGCGAGGACGCCTACGCCGCAGCCCTGCACCTGACAATGCGGTCGTTCTACGGCCAACGTTGCGGCTGCAAAGTCGACCTCGGCGATGGCTATCATCACGAAGCCTGCCACATGGATGGCGCATTCCACAAAACGTCCGGCAAAGACGGCAAGATTGCCAACAGCGGCGGCTGGCACGATGCAGGCGACTACGGACGTTACGTAGTGAACTCCGGCATCACCACTGGGACTCTGCTGTGGGCGTGGGAGCTATACCCCGAGCCGCTGCGCAATCTTAAGCTTGAAATTCCCGAGTCAGGCGGCAAGGTGCCCGACTACCTCGCCGAAATCCGCTGGAATCTCAACTGGATGCTCTCGATGCAGGACCCGACCGATGGCGGTGTCTGGCATAAGCAGACCAGCGAAGCCTTCTGCGCGTTCATCATGCCTGAGCAGGACAACCTCACCAGTTACGTTGTCGGCACGGGCACAGAGCCCTACAAGAGCACTGGCGCCACAGCGAACCTGGCTGCCGTAGCCGCGATCGCCGCGCGCTGCTTCAAGCCTTACGACGCCGCGTATGCAGACCGCTGCCTCGCCGCAGCACGCAAGGCCTGGTCCTGGGCCGTCGCGAATCCGAAGGTGATCTTCCGCAATCCCAAGGGCATCTCGACTGGCGAATACGGCGACCGCAACTGCGATGACGAGATCCTGTGGGCCACCGCAGAATTGTTCCGCACCACCGGCGAAGACCAATACGCCCGTGCATTCATGGCCGATCTGCCTGATATGACAGCGCTCGATACCGCGACATGGGGCAGCGTGGCTCCCATGGCATGGTGGTCCTACGCCCTGGCTGAGAAGAGCAATCGCTTCCTGCGCACGCGCATTGCGGAAGCCACGGCAGAAGCAGCGACGCTGCGGATTCTGCGCTCCAGCCGCAGTGGCTACGGCAACACGCTGCGCCTGACCGACTACGTGTGGGGCTCGAACAGCGCTGCTGCCAACGATTCCCTTCTCCTGCTCATGGCGCATCGCCTCAAGCCGAATCGCGCAGCCGTAGATGCGGCGCTTGCGAACCTACACTATCTCATCGGCTGCAACTGTCACGGCGTCTCGTGGGTCACGCAACTGGGGCACAAGCCTTTTCAACGCCCGCACCACCGTCCAAGTGGTGCAGACAAGATCGAGGCGCCCTGGCCGGGCCTGCTCTCCGGCGGACCCAATGCCGGCGGTGGCGACCCGGTAGCGAACAAACTGCCCAAGCAGCCCCCCATGAAAATGTGGATCGACGATGAGCGGGCCTACTCCATGAATGAGATCGCCATTAACTGGAATGCGCCGCTTGTGTTTCTGCTGGCGGCAGCAAACAGCGATCTGAGTTAG
- a CDS encoding Crp/Fnr family transcriptional regulator, with product MANVPRTQFRNRILNRLSESNPEVLSRLTALDLPLSMVLRGPGGEDGQIYFIEEGMASATALSSQGSSIEVGLIGREGLVGVGSVLGHPGLPHQTLMQVAGRGFSMPTDLFRVEFAKPGPVMAAVHDFLYAQLIQASQAALCNRLHPTEPRLAKWLLNTSDIVESNTLQLTQEFLAQMIGAERSSATIAAGALKRAGLIDYQRGLVEIINRPMLEDAACECYATVRAEFAAIFGGDHASVG from the coding sequence ATGGCCAATGTACCCCGCACCCAGTTCCGGAACCGCATCCTCAACCGTCTTTCAGAGTCGAATCCTGAGGTGCTCTCGCGCCTTACTGCACTGGATCTGCCGCTCAGCATGGTTCTGCGTGGACCGGGCGGAGAGGACGGGCAAATCTATTTCATCGAAGAGGGCATGGCGTCGGCAACCGCGCTCTCCAGCCAGGGAAGCTCGATCGAAGTAGGCCTGATTGGCCGCGAGGGGCTGGTGGGTGTTGGCTCGGTGCTAGGGCATCCTGGGCTGCCTCACCAGACCTTGATGCAGGTGGCAGGGCGAGGTTTCTCCATGCCAACGGACCTGTTTCGTGTGGAGTTCGCGAAGCCCGGGCCGGTGATGGCGGCGGTGCACGACTTTCTCTATGCCCAATTGATTCAAGCTTCCCAGGCGGCGTTATGCAACCGCCTGCACCCCACTGAGCCTCGTCTGGCCAAGTGGCTGCTCAATACCTCGGACATTGTGGAATCAAACACGCTTCAACTGACCCAGGAGTTCCTTGCCCAGATGATCGGGGCGGAGCGCTCCAGTGCGACGATAGCGGCGGGCGCTCTCAAGCGCGCCGGACTGATCGACTACCAGCGGGGCCTTGTGGAAATTATCAACCGGCCCATGCTGGAGGATGCAGCCTGCGAGTGCTATGCCACAGTACGCGCTGAATTTGCTGCTATTTTCGGTGGGGATCATGCTTCTGTGGGATAG
- a CDS encoding phosphatidylglycerophosphatase A family protein: MNSTTPAPACTRKTLWAWAIATFFGSGLLKPAPGTWGSLAALLLWAALAMGAHAPASTVLIALIGGIVLSIALGVPAATISARESGRKDPGFVVVDEVAGQWIALLGSPADWKHGLIALVLFRLFDITKPFPARQLEALPEGWGIVFDDVAAGLYAWGVAAIVRIWL; the protein is encoded by the coding sequence GTGAATAGCACCACCCCCGCACCTGCATGTACGCGCAAGACGCTTTGGGCGTGGGCGATCGCCACCTTCTTCGGCTCAGGCCTGCTGAAGCCGGCCCCGGGCACGTGGGGCTCGCTTGCCGCGCTGCTGCTGTGGGCGGCACTCGCGATGGGAGCTCATGCGCCGGCATCGACCGTGTTGATCGCGCTAATCGGCGGAATTGTGCTTTCGATCGCGCTCGGCGTTCCGGCCGCCACCATCTCCGCACGCGAAAGCGGCCGGAAGGATCCGGGGTTCGTCGTCGTCGACGAAGTCGCCGGCCAATGGATCGCTCTGCTGGGCAGCCCCGCCGACTGGAAGCATGGCCTGATCGCGCTGGTGCTGTTCCGGCTTTTCGATATCACCAAGCCCTTTCCCGCGCGCCAGCTTGAGGCCCTGCCCGAAGGCTGGGGCATCGTCTTCGACGACGTTGCCGCCGGGTTGTATGCTTGGGGAGTAGCCGCGATCGTACGCATCTGGCTCTAG